The Garra rufa chromosome 20, GarRuf1.0, whole genome shotgun sequence genome contains the following window.
aaaaaatacatttaaaaaatgttcttaACATACTCTTTATATTCATGTTTGTTtcggttttgaaaaaaaaaatcaacaaaaggatacatttaaataaaatacaaatatgaaGTAAGTAAAAGAAAACTCAAATCTGAAACTTTGCACAGATAACTAAATttcaaaaactaaaactgaaaaatacatgtaaatattaacaaaaccaaaacaacaacaaagtaaCAAAATGTTTTGATgttattttagttaactataataactcaTGTTGATTTTATATGGTTTTGAAAAGCATTATactattttcaataaaaaaaaaaaaaaaactgtttaaatacAATGACTCTAAAAACGTGCATTTGTGGTGTATCCATTTATCCAGTAAATTTCTGGATGGTAAGTAATCTTAATAATTACttccaaaaaataatttaaatttaataataatttataacaataataatttgcattttcaaaataaaaaggatacatttaaatagaatataaatattaaaaaagtaagtaaagaaaaaaaaatctgaaatgctGCATAGATAACTAAATTCAAAAAACGTTTAACtactaaaattataaaaactaaaacaaataaaaataaataaatgtaaatattaacaaaacaaaaacacaacaacaataaagtaacaaaacatttttaagtgattttagttaactataatatctCTGTTTTGGACTAAATTTAGATTACTTTTGTTTAAAGCTGAATGATACATATTTTTTGTTCATGTTGATTTCACAtggttttgaaaaacattttactatttaaatttttttttaaaacacttccaaaaataatttaaatttaataacaatttatcataataatattttaataataaatttacttttaaaacaaaaggatacatttaaataaaatataaatataaaaaacaagtCTAAATTGTTGCATAGATAACcaagtactaaaattacaaaaaattaaattgaaaactgaaaatataaaactaaaaggcAATTCAAGTTAAATATTAGTAAGTATAGAAATagtacataaataataatttaattaaactagaggttaaagtttttttttccacatttccCAAACACATTGAATGCTTGCAAGTCTCTTAATTATTCaacttttaaaatacatttttcagtGTCAAAATTATAACTGTGTTCAGTAATTAATATAAAACCgatacaaaaatattacattataaattaaaaatattgccATGGCATCCAACTGCAAATAAGCTGAAGtggtaaaatgataaaaaatgaaTTCAATTAATCTatatagaaaagaaaaaaaatgggaaatgacaaaagcacataacaaaattaatcgattaaaaggaaaatataaaaataaaagcaaaataataatttggatttttttctgaTTAAATGAATAGGTTTTGTCCACTCACCCACATGGCATCATCATTCACCACCACCAGAGCAAACTCATGCCTTTTGTCAATCTTGTGCTTGGTTCTCACAAACATCTCAATCATTTTCTGTGAAATATTTAAGGCGTTCGTCTTGGATCTGGAAATGCAaatcatttacaaaaaaaattatataaaatacattcgttttaaatgaaaatgacaaaccAAAGACAACAAGTGAATTTAAAAACTGTAATGTTACCCATTAAACGACTCCAGTTTTTGCAAAGACATCTCCTCTGAAAGGTCCAAACAGATGATCTGTTGAAAAAAAGACATTGTGAGAACACTTGACTGACAGAAgtgttttcaaatgtaaatatccttaaagggacagttcacccaaaaaagaaaattatgtcattaattactcactcttatgttgttccaaacacatacgaccttcgttcatcttcagcacataaattaagatattttcaatgaaatccgagagctttctgaccctgcatagacagcaatgcaactgagaacattgataaaatagtctatgtgacagtggttcaactttaattttataaagctacaataaTCAACATTATTCAACAAATCAAAGCACATGCATGCATCATGGTACTCTCCAAAAGGGCGCtatgtagggctgtgcaatatggacaaaataatcatattgcgattttttgaacgaatattgcgattgcgagtttatttgcgattttggcaactgtttttgctttttcaaacaagctacatacatacattctaaatgtattcagtgcacaagaagtgcataacaaaacatttcacaatgaaataacatagtattaagtttaataaacaaaactgttgtaaaattgtctttaaaacagacaacataaaataaattagccatgttacttttttccccggtactttagcctactttgtgtaataacgaaaacattcatttcagtggaaaaataagtccaaaactctatattttaacattttgagggctctacaatctttttcttttttttttttcttatgtgttttaatttttctgacaatcaaaaagcataaacatttatttatttttaatcaaatgaaaaataaacccttttattttttggcaaacaaacagaagttcactgttaaaatcaatacatgaaagaaaaattatattcagtttaaaacgtttaaatagtaatacaattaagtggttaatcttgttgtaatatttatttttttatcatatatattgttttatgtatgttttgtacattatactgtacaaaagtaatacaagactaatattcttctgttacatgttaaaccgtacttttattttgacaggttgccaagAAGTTTCTGtgtagtatgatatgatgctagttttctcaaatgaaacggtaaaagtgacactcgcagcagctttggagattgagtgtatctgttcatgttagatgcaaatgccaaaaattagcagGAGCATCACGcatgcttcagtatgcgtgtagttaaaggttgtatcagcgatttctagcctgaaacataaagtatcaaattcagctgagctttcttcatgatccgctcgctgcctgccccataaattgtctgtgaaaaaaccgcgtctctctggtcagcctagggtccgagatatgccaaaaaaacaatcggcactaccaacctttccacagataaacaaacagtgttccaaccaatcagcgtcaggggtttggtgttgtggactttcgctccgcctccctcacatccctgcaccagtaggaaagtccacaacaccaaacccctgacgctgattggttggaacactgtttgtttatctgtttaatagttgatagcgccgattgttttttttggcatatctcggaccctaggctgaccagagagacgcggttttttcacagacaatttatggggcaggcagcgagcgaatcgtgaagaaaggtcagctgaaattgacactttatgttttaggctagaaatcgctgatacaacctttaaaataaaaaaaaatgcgtctctgccattcatacataacagaggcaaacggaacatgcaggattcatattaaaacggtctttttgcatttcagttttcacagacactagtccatatcgcgatttgaattaagagacagaccaacttttgatttattaatccaaaaatcaacttattccgtggtattccgcgctatagtaaattccgtttttatgaatggagtccgcgatcccgtcctGTTTTCGCCGAAGAGACAttataaacgcgcgaccatgtagagacagaaatgacatgccttcgtgtaaatacgataaataacataaggcaatttagtttgtttaataaaagaacaatgtatagccctgttctataagaaagataaccttaaatgacttctattgtgatctggcactatatcgaaaataaaataaacttgacgttcaaggggagcgggggggtgccgttgggagggggggggggggtttagaTAAAATCGCAGTcttatgcggtttagaaatcaCATGTGCTTAAATCgtgatttttttgcgattgcaattaattgcacagccctagcgcTAGAGTgatgcagaggagaagaattgttgaataaagttgttattagGAATGCTCCGATCCGCCTTTTTTGCCTCTGATACCGATTCTGATACCTAGGGTTTGATATTGGCCGATACAGATAACGTAGACTAACCATGTTCCGTACACTTTTCGCCCTTCACCGCGCGCCAGCGACCACTCCTCCATTGCTGAAAGCATGACAAGCATGTTTGTGTGATCATTCTCTGGGAGAATAACTATTGCGCAGTACACACTTTGATTGATGTCTTTTGGGCCAATAGTTTTTGAGAAAAGTGGGGAAAAGTACCTCCTCCGCATGTGTACTGAAGATGATAAGCATTAACGGTGTTCCGTACAGGTTGCAATGGTGTTCCGTACAGAGTGTGTTCCTTGATTTCAGTGaagaaaattattaaataacttttctgaatatcctatctttttttttttaaataaattaaataacttttttatgaAAAGTTGGCAATGAAATAACGTTACAACGTTATAACGTTTAATtaatgtttaatttgttaatgcatgaccatttaaaatgttaaaacattaaattcatgTAACGTTAAATTGATGCCAACTTTTtttctcctttaaaaaaaattaacattaatgCTTGTGTTAATGTTAACTTAATTGACTAAGAAAATAAAAATCATCACTGCACGCAGGATGATGGTGGGCAAACAGCCTCTGCTGACTGTCTCTGGCATTGAGTGGCGCCAAGCTGTCATCGCCCACAATTGACGTTTAAATATTCCCATTtcaaagcatttattcaacaaaaagtaatttatttaacaTAATGATAACATAATATTCATTTCATAAAGCCTGCAATACTGTGAGATccataaattaaatcaaaatgcacGTTTTCGCTGCTTTAGTTGTCTCCCCTCCCAAGTGCCTGTCTCACGTTTAGTTTGCCCACTATCCATTTTCAAGCACAGTGGGCAGACCTAGCAAACTTATCGAAATGTCACTGGAACAAATGGTGGGAGTGTCGCTGTCGTGATTGGGgatgaaagagagagaaatgaagatgacgcagatatatagtttatatatgaTCCGAAAGTATTTATTCAGCGATCGGCGGTAAAAGGTAATCTGTACGGAACATCGTTGTGTACGGAACATGgttagtcagttttttttttcatttaaataaatgcagaatttATATACCTTATGTGTTTGGAACTGATAATCATTCTTTCACACTGTTTCAAAGACTgtttcattataaaaaaaaatttaaataataaatctgaaaaaatatAGGTATATTCTAGGGGTGTTACAAGACTCacgagacgagatttttaaacttttttaaagaaatcctcaatgatgaaatatatagggaaaatctgtattttattcaactgaaaaacataaaatgcatgtgcattttgatatgaacttgtactttatgaaattaaacttctattttaatgaattatatgctgtaataaacatgtaaactaaagctgcatgattctggataattTAAAAATCCTTGCAATGTCGGCGAAATCATAGGCGTTTATCCACAAAATCAAGCATCACAATGGAAACACAGAATGATCTTGGAAAAAGCTTTACCGAACTGACTGGCGTAACCGAACGCGACCAGGGTTTGAAGGCTGAATTAATAACCAGCGGAGAGAAGAGTTTATGTGAACTTTAATGTAAGGACTTAAATATTCATACGTACCTCACAATAAGCTATTGCATGgattcagaagacttggaatatggTGCACGAAAACGTTATTGTGCTTTATAATGCTTTTATACTGCTTAACGGTAACAGAATAATACGCACAATATCGGATTTGGATCGGCCCTCTATGATCGATACCTGATCTGACTAAGcattaggggtgggagaaaaaaatcgatgcatcgatgcatcgcgattctctcttcaacgattctgaatcgattcctaatatttcagaatcgattctgagcttgttttttttttctgcatatggcacgtgtgcgcgctagagacgcggctggctacagcgcacagaatttgcactgtgagacacgtgcgcattgcttgacagcGTGCTTCCATccgccgtgttttactttagatatgcgttcatttctgccgtctggaatgcaagaATCTGTTGCACTGGCagactcacgtgcgctttgtgtttgttcgtcctaaagctcgattgcggatgcggttaaatgcacttgcattttggaatagtttCAAACGAAATTGttatacagtcagttatgttttcagagcaggacaaaacatctgatatattgaaatagatctgtgcatcattggcgttccgtccatatacagtaagctgctaatgctctgcatatccaggctgtcagagagaatgcgttcacgtgttaaataatataaacatgcttataaatgaatcccttatttgaatcttctgggcaagcagattctccgcatcttccttgactcctcagaattgatgcgcattctgttttctgatttcattcgcggggtaagctgtccgcgaagcgctcgcccaagcggaaaaacgcgctgttgctgccagatcctgattgccaaaaatgtattgtatttttgtatattatatataatatgtatattttcataatttctcaacaattcaaaagtttaaagtccacagaaaaaatagcctatataaaatgtatatatatttttaaaaataataataaacaggaaaaagaggaaatattaaaatatgatttcgtctctgattttattggtgtctaaataatgtaaagatattattatttttggtattactggtggttttagcactcagcatacctggtaaataaaagtgtcacctctcgccactgctgtgcattagtttggtaaagctgcctgtctatgatctcatcagtaataataaaatggcagtaatgctgaggaaaaaagaaaaactattgtctgtaaactttcggatacctgaagaaaacttattttaaataagtaattgttttaaaaagtacctttcttacataatttaaaaaaataaagtaaagttggcccaaattaaatttgatataaaacaaatatgaaaatgtagccatgtgcagtactattgaaaactgagaatgtgaccatcgtgatatttagttgttaatgaaaacagtaatcaaattgaatcttgaaaccggtgaagattgacacacctacttttacagagattccaactataaacaaaaagcatagaaactgcaattttacatgtttttaaaattgtaaagttgtatttgcacagcagaagaattaattggggaaaaaatgtagatcaagaatcgttttggaatcggatcgtgactcccagaatcggaatcggatcggatcgtgaagtgcctgaagattcccacccctactaaGCATGGCCGTATTGGAGCCGATACCCGATATGAATATCGGATCGGAGCATCCCcagttattattttagttttttttgcacttaaaaagtattcttgtaactagggatgcaccgaatgttcgccaaccaaaattattcagccaaaaatagcaaaaaaatctCTTTCGGTGTTCGGCCGAAAAAGctaaaaggcagaataaattataccgaacaatgacgtgacacgATCAAAGGTGCACACTAATGTAGCAAACATGTCGACAgtttggaagcatttaaaactgtccgagaaagatgcaaaacgctgtctaatacatgcacaaaGCCAGGTTCCAAAGTCCAAATCGCGAGGAAAATCTGAACGCTGAAACAgcgtaataataattattgtactgatgaaatactgtattgttactGTTACTgtacaatcattacaacagctctattaatacatttattataacattctcctttgcttagcaaggctgcattaatttgtacATTActaacacatgcctgattcaagaaggggctcttaaaaatggccaaagactattattttactaacttattaattttaagttaaattgtgctttggtggtaggctataatgtctactagaaagttaaaaatgttcagtggtaaataaatattttttaattgttgttttgaaatagattttttttctttgaaaagcaagacaaaactgtaaaaagcaaatattggctatttaatttatgcaatggtgaaaaaaattggcaaaatacattgggaaaaatcacaaaaaaaccgtgttcggcttcggccaagaattttcatttcggtgcatccctacttgttacttcataaaaatacagttgaatcactgatgtcacatggagtatttagttgatgttcttggtacatTTCTGGACCGTGAACGTGGTAGGAcgcttgctgtctatgcagggtcagacagctctcagattttaccaaaaatatcttacttggtattctgaagatgaagatcttatgggtttggaacaacatgagggtgagtaaaccattCCTTTAAGTTCTGTTTACAGACAGACGTACCACTTTCTCTGGGCAGTTGACCCGTGGCGCCCGCAGGTGTAACTCCGCCGATGGAGGGATCTGGGTGCTCATGGACGGCTGAGGGGGTTTGGGTCTCTCCTTGACAGCAGAAGCCATCGCAGGCATGCTGGCCGTGGAGTTTGCTGCAGTAACGGGTGTAGGTGCAGCAGCTGTGATGGCAGAGGCAGAAGGTGGAGGGCTATCGGAGCTGGCCGCCTCTCCCTCTCCCTCCACACGGCTGCCCACGGCCGGCTGCGGCGGGGACGCCAGGCTGTTGTTCAGGCTGCCGGTGCTGCTGCGCCGGTCCTCTGCACCCTCCGGATTGGACCGGGTCCTGGGTCTCAGCTCCATCATGCGCTCCTCTCCATCTGCCTGACCGGGCTCAGGGGTCTCCATGACCACCTGACAACATCAGATAGTCACATATTAGACTACATCACACTAATAAATcaatatacatatgtgaccctggaccacaaaaccagtcttaagtagcacaggtatatttgtagcaatagccaaaaatacattgtatgggtcaaaattatcgatttttcttttacgccaaaaatcataaggaaattaagtaaagattccatgttccatgaagatattttgtacattttctaccataaatatataaaaacttgatttttgattggtaatatgcattgctaagaacttcatttggacaacttttaaggcgattttctcaatatttcgatttttttgcaccctcagattccaggttttcaaatagttgtatctcagacaaacattgtcctgttttaacaaacaatatatcaatggaaagcttatttactcagctttcagatgacgtaagaatctcaatttggacaaatttacacttatgactggttttgtggtccggggtcacatataataaatacTGTATTTGATGAATATGATACAGGTAACTGAATGAGGaggaaataaaagtaaacattcTTATATTATTTGAATAAAAACGCATAGGAAGCCGCAAAAATGATAACAAAGgggattatttttttaaacccaaaCCTAAGTTAACTtagcttttaaaaatatgtttttgaatATTCGTCTGTATGAAGAAGAAAAGGCAGGTTAAATAACATACGCGATTTCTCAAGAACGCAAAAGACTTGTACAGGCAGCGCAAATAGAATAGCGAAATGACGTTTAACAATAACTTACCAAGCATGCAACAGATGAAATTATGATTTTAGTGGGAAAACTGATCTAAATctgatttcacaatattattctCCGACACTTCCTCGTTCACTTCTGTGTCGGTGTCATTCAGAGTCGAGTGCCGAAGCGGGTTTCTAATCAGTAGCGCCTCCAGCGGACTGGAGAGTTACTgcggctcttttttttttttgaatgatgcGTTTTctaattgaattttttttctttattaaatcaATGCCACAAGAACAACAGGTATTACATATTTATGTCAAGTTAACATTAGCTgccagagaaaaagaagaaacgaaaatagaaaaaggaaagaaagaaaattacatAAATTTCAATGCTTTCATAGCATTAcatgttttcagtgttttttgtttgtttgtttgtttgtttgttccaaGAGATTTAAATGCAATTTGAAgtcattaataattttttttttgtctcaactGTACCCATATGCCATAGTACAGTTGAGACACCCATTGTTAATGCTCTAAAGCTGGCTAACCATTTCttgcaaatgtaaaaaattacaaaattgtgCAACATTGTTTTGaaattcagatttatttatttgctttatttaattcaGATTCAGTTAAACAAAATAGGAACAAATATTTAACACTAGAAAAGATATGGCAAACAGTACAAATGTAAACATAACAatatacacacaaacatacatataTAAGCATCACTCAatactttctgcatttttacgtTTTCAgtcattctgtatgatttataaggtTGTTTCCTTATGGGGACCAGTCTCTCTCAATTTGTTTTCCTTTGATTGAAAGTCATGAAAACACAATCTTGgagtttttcttttgttatttgAACAAATGGgagtgcaaaaaatatatatttgtggtactctCCCATTCACTGCTCTCGGATTTTACCCAACTATGACGACTTCTGCTATGAGAAACCCAGAGATGTGAGAAAGGTCCATTACGAGCAgttcaacaacaaaacaaaaaactaaaatatagctGCAGCGATAGGGTTCAAGCGCTTAAGCATGTAaggaaaaagacattacatacagatcattaaaaagcattttttggcaaatgcaggtaatttaccatagaaatataatgttaatgttcatgacTGTTGTAGtcccagctgtggtccgatcacCTTAAAATTTGCATGcatgtttagaatcacctgtcgcatgtgctcagcaggtttcgtgATGTTTTGAATTTTCTTTTAGGCTTTAAaggatttggggtaaatttggacaggccccttttctgcacgaccccattatagctttCCAAATGGTACATTTCAaagtttttgataattattggactatagagtccagagaattgtactgattgaaaaatgtgatatcggCCCCAGTAacttctttcaaatttctctcagacctgtagggccatgagtcaaacaggcccacagaGTTTTGTTCCGattggcctccgttaacctttTCTAACAGGTGCTTAAACTTCATCGGACAATGGATGAAGTTTGAGATAGGCAAACTtctgttttttgagatacgcaaatgtccttgtacacacttgtggcactttggaccgaGGTTGTGCACACAGATTTTCATGTTGCTAGAACAATCAGTTGCGCAGTTATAGCCATTGTTTATTTTTTCCTCTCTTATAGCACTACCAAGTCACCAAGCTGTGCAATTTTTGTCTTGCAACAtcagattgagctcttagataagtgttctgagtttggcgaagatttcttattccattcaggagttatagtcgttttactaaaagtgtccctgcccctttcgaacattttggcatccctttgtgaCGGAGAGTtgaaagtaaatttttttttgttgataattattaatatttactgTCCAGAGAATGTttgaaataaaattgaaattagaatgtttctgcactggtttggttccaggCAACTcattacccgtgtttttccaaacgtCTACccatgaaagtgcactggaacggcagtcaaacctgtGACTTCCCACCCGTAAACTCATACTAGATCAATGTACTCCCAGTTCTGCGCTCTGACatcacatagcccgcgaaacaacaatggcagcccctacgaatgcggtgtttatgcagtttggcgtgacttgcctggaatgctacaagtCGTGAGTTGTGGATTGAAGTCGTacttaaaaaacctgcctggaacgtgacataagacacttgagcctgcgactgacagTTTAGGATTTATGAGTGAATTCGTATTTTTGATCATTGGGGCGAACCTTGAATTATGGATTAGTTTTACATAGAGATcgccagaggtgggaccaagtcattgttttgcaagtcacaagtaaggcTGGGGACACACTACACGACTAGCAGAAACATTCTAAGACTGACCTGAACACACTTAACAACTGTTTCCACCAACTGGAACTGATTTTAGTCTTTGACAATCGAAAAGGAGCACAAACCTAATGACTGAGTCACTACACAACACACTTATGGATTGGTGAGTCACGACTGGACAAATTCTGAccgaccaaaaaaacaaaaaaaacaacaacaaacaaacaaactgtggACTACAACCGCAGCATCTACCTACCCACGCTCCCTCGGCTGCACCAAAATACAACACTACGCACAACACCGGTACTTTTATTTGACACCTGTTTTACCAATTGAAACgttgaaatgcatttttattatatgtcttttcaaatgcataGGTCTGTTTAATctccttaaaggttgtatcagcgattctaggctgaaacataaagtgtcaaattcagctgacctttcttcatgatccgctcactgcctgccccataaattggctgtaaaaaaaaaacgcgtctctgtggtcagcctagggtccgagatatgccaaaaacacaatcggtgctaccaacgattccacagcatGGGAgattttagacgtaccctaactgtatttacctcaATCACACTGAGTTTGCatgtgctgcgcagag
Protein-coding sequences here:
- the babam1 gene encoding BRISC and BRCA1-A complex member 1 codes for the protein METPEPGQADGEERMMELRPRTRSNPEGAEDRRSSTGSLNNSLASPPQPAVGSRVEGEGEAASSDSPPPSASAITAAAPTPVTAANSTASMPAMASAVKERPKPPQPSMSTQIPPSAELHLRAPRVNCPEKVIICLDLSEEMSLQKLESFNGSKTNALNISQKMIEMFVRTKHKIDKRHEFALVVVNDDAMWLSGFTSDPRELCSCLYDLETNVCESFNLEDLLNVILQKIELPQMENIQTIPPPFVVRTLLILGRHAGMLQFNPSEAAKKMLQSPYFFFDVVYLHNGAEEQTEDTSWKDVYSSFSELDSKGMCYRFEVSLCGPAIELHNCMAKLLCHPLQRPFQSHASYSLLEDDDTQETEATV